Genomic DNA from Chitinispirillales bacterium ANBcel5:
GTGAAGGTGGCAGTGCACAGGAATTTCGCCAGGCTCTGGAAAAAAAGGACTGGGCTTCAAATATCATTTTAGATCTGAGACAAAACGGAGGAGGAGAAATAGAGCAAGCCATAAGCATCGTTTCTGAGCTTCTTGGGCCCCAAACGGAGATAATTACAAGTAAATATAGAAACTGTAACAACAATGCCAGATATTGTATTACGGAGAATTATACTTTGAGAACAGAGGAGGGGGGAGATTTTTCCAATAAAAGGCTTTGTGTTCTTATGGATGAAAATACCGCCAGTGCTTCTGAAATACTTATTTCTGCCCTTATAGATAACAGGGAGGATGTGACCACTATGGGGGGTAAAAGTTACGGAAAAGGGCGTGGTCAAGTGGTTTTAGAAGGACCGCAGTCCTGTATTGCAATTATTACATCCATGCAGTTTATGCCTGTTAAGGGGCTTGATTACGATCGGTATGGTATTGTGCCGGATATAGAGGTGTCTGGGATGGACATTGTAGAAAGGGCTCTTGAACATCTTGAAGGAGAGGTTGTAACCAAGCGAAAAGCTCTAAATGCTTCAAGAGTTCGATATTTATTTGAAGAATTTAGTGTAGAACATATGATGCCTTTGGCTATTACTAAAGAGGTAGAGTAAAAAGAGTTGGTAACGTCGTTTTAGTTTGTAGTTATACGCTTTTCCAATTCTGTTTTTTTCTCTCTTCCATCTCTTTTCTTATTTTGAGATAATGCTTATGTCTCCAGTGGGCTATTGTTCCACTATTTACCAGTTCTTTTACAGCGCATCCAGGCTCCTTTTCGTGCTTACAGTCATTAAAGCGGCACTCTCCTGTTTTATCTGCAATTTCGGGAAAGCAGTTCACCACACTGTTTTCATCAACTTGAGGAATCTCTATAAAGGCAAACCCCGGAGTATCTGCAATATACCCTCCACTTTGAAGCGCAGTAAGGGAGGTATGCGTTGTAGTGTGTGTACCTCTTCCTGTAGTTCCTGATACTTCGCCTGTTCTGAAAATTTGGTCGGGAAAAATTCTTGACAGTAGTGACGATTTTCCTACTCCGGAAAGCCCCGTCAAGGCAGATAATTTTGAAGTGCATAGAGTAGTAATGTGATTAAGACCCGAACCTTTTTTCGCTGATGTGAAAATGACCTCATATCCGATACGTGTGTAAGTATCCGTTACTTTTTTAAGCTCATCGGTTTGTTGGGAAGTGAGAAGGTCGGTCTTATTAAAAACAAGTACAGACTTTATATCATATACTGCAGCGGTAAAAAGATATCTATCAAGAGTGTTGAGGTCAAGAGATGGTGAAATAAAAGTGTTAATAAAAATTATCTGATCGATATTTGCAATAGGAGGCCTGGGAAGATAGCTTTTTCTTGGGGCTACACTTCTGATAACCCCTTCAAGGCTATCGAAGTTAATTATTTCCATCTCCACTATATCGCCGGTGCAAATTCTTCTTTTTTTCTTTTTCTGCTTCCCCAAAACAGTTGTTTTAACATTCCCTATCGGGGTGTCCACTACAAGATAATTCTTCTGTTCTTCTATAACTTTTGCTGTATAAACTGATTTGGTAGTCATATTTTCTTTGTGCAGGTTTTAATTTCTTGGTAGATAAAAATTACATCTTGTTTAATTTGTTCATCAACAGTAACGTTGTTTAAAATGAAAAAAATACTCTATTTTGACCTGGTAAGCGGAGCTTCAGGGGATATGATACTCTCCTCACTTATCGATCTTGGGGTTCCGGTGTCCTATCTTCAGGAGCAGTTAAAACGAACATCTATTCCAAAAATACACATTTCAGTGCAGCGAAAAAAAACTCAGGGAATAGAATCCACACAGTTAAAGCTCAATTGGGAGGAGCAGAAGCACTATCGCCATATTCATCAAATTATGGAGATTATTGAAAGTGGAAACTTTAGTGATTCGGTAGTGCAGAGGTGTTCTAAAGTATTAAATCACCTGGGAAGTGCAGAGGCAAAGGTGCATGGAGTACCTTTGGATCGGGTCCATTTCCATGAGATTGGGGCTGTCGATACAGTAATAGATATTTTGGGCATGAGTCTGTGTATGGAGTATTTGGAAGTGGATCATTTAGCATTCTCAAACCTTACTGTTGGGCATGGCTTTGTGAATACAGAGCATGGAAGAATGCCGGTTCCGGTACCTGCTACCGCTGAGATGCTAAGGGGGTTTTCTGTGAACAGGCTGGATATAGCGGATGAAATTCTTACTCCAACAGGATGTGCTCTGCTCACGGCTCTGGGGGAGCAGAGTGTCTTTGCACTTGATGGCACAGTGGAAAACAGTGGGGTAGGCTGCGGCAGTAAGGAATTTAAGGGGCATCCCAATGTTTTACGTGTGTTTTTGCTCAGTAGTAAGTTACAGCCTCAAACTGAGTGGATCTGTCAACTGGAGACTGATCTTGATCATGTAAGCGGAGAAGTAATGGCTCATATGAGCGATATACTGAATACAAGTGGAGCCTTGGATTCTTGCTGGATTCCTATATATATGAAAAAGTGCCGCCCGGGTTATCGCCTCTCCTGTCTGTGCAGGCCTGAAGATCGTGCTAAATTGATTGATTTAGTGATCAGGAACACAAGAACACTTGGGGTTAGATGGCAACTTCTAACAAGAACAATTGCAAAACGTAGGGTAGATAGTATTCGATTTTTGGGTGAAGAGGCAAAAGAGAAGGTGTGTAGTTATGGATCTTTTTCCTTTTCAAAACTGGAATATGAATCGCTCGTCAGGATTTCAGAGAAGAGTAAAATTCCTGTATTAAATCTTATAGAAGAATACATCAGCAGTAAAACCAAAGATTCAGAGTAATGCGTAAGTAACTTTTGAAACTAAAGGAATAAAGCCATGAAACATCAGTTTTGTATTTTTATACTTCTTTTTTTAATAGGGTTTTTATCTGCTCAGGAAGAACGCTCTTTTACGCCGTATGGTTTTGCTCAGTATCGGCTGAGGACAAGACATCGCAGTGCCGCAACGGATGAAGCACGTGTATGGACCTCTGATTATGCAAATACCATCTCCTACTATGCTGGATTTCGTGCTGTACTGAATCAATCCCTTGGTTTTGGAATGCAGATTGGTAATGACTGGGTTCATACCGAGGATGTTAACTACCTCAATAATAACCCTGTAATACCTCAACGCCAATTTCCTCCGGGCTCTGTCCCAGTGTTTCATCTTGCATATGCTACCTATGATCCAGGTTTTTTTGATCTTACCTTAGGAATCGTTCCACTCTTGAGTTATGGGCCTCTTGATCTTCTGGAGCGTTCTCTTAGTACCGGAACGTATCAGGGCACAGCGTTCTTTACCTGGCCCGTGATCACAAACAATAGTATGATGGGGCTGCAGTTGGGGTTTCCGCTTTTTGAAGATGAAAGAACCCTTAGGGCTGAGCTTTTCACGACTGTGATTGATTCCAGATTAGGAGAGATTACAGCCAATGAGGGGATAGTTGACCCTCCCGTTTCGGCATCAAGTGGAGTAATGTTACTTTTAACACTACCCTTTAGCACTGATGTGTTCATGGTTACCCCTCAGGTTCTTGGAGTATTTAACCGAAACTACAATCTTACGCGTGGCCGGGGAGATCATGAGTGGGCTGGCGGATTTAGGGCAGAGTATACGGTTAGAGGTGGGGTACAGGTTTGGGGTTCTTTTGCCTACGGTGGTATTGCTAACTGGAAAAGCAGAAATCCAGTAAACATGCGAACAGTAATAGATACTGTTGGAGAGGTTTATGATCACAGAGGGTTGATCAGTTCTTTGGGTGTAGGCATTGGAATCGGTCCAGGTACATTGGTAACCGATGTAAAATACAGTTTTCATACAGACAGGCAAACTGATGAGGAGTACTACCATTACGTTTTGAACGATCTTTACTACAGTTTGGAGGTGCGTTCAGGTCTTTCAATTGCGCCCAGAGTAAGGAATTTTATGACTTTTAATCCTTCGGGGAGCGAGATAGAGATGTTACTTGAGATTCGTCCGGAGATTATGGTAACGGCTACATTTTAGCTTGTGGGCAGCGCCCCGGAGGTGAATACTATGTATTGTTTCTGGAAAAGTGTACTGCCCCGGAGATGCTCTTTTTTTGGCAGAATAACTAAGAAGTAACCAATAAAAAGGGAATCAGTGAAAGTAGTTGTCCTGTATAATAGACCTATTTTATGAATGATTATACTGAATGGGGACTTAAAGTAATGAGGGTACAGGCTATGAGCACAAATATGTAATAGGTTTAGAGTGGTAAAAGGACTTTGCTACTCCACAAAGCCTTGAAATCATTCTGGATACAGCTGAACTACTCATGTTTAAAAACCTTGCTATTTCTGCACAGCTGAATTCAAGAGCATTTACTCCAACTAGTACAAACAGTCCTCTTACCAACCTTTTTTTTAACTTACTGCTACCTTTTAAGCTTATACATGTATTTGAAAGCGCATAAAGTTTTTTAAGTGTAATCCCAAGCTTCTTATTTAAGGGCCTTAGAGAACTAAGAAATTTATCTTTTGCAATTATTATGTTTACGAAGTTGGGGTCTCCAATTATACAGCATCGGGCACTCGTATAATATTGCCCTTTTTTATTTGCTTCTCTAAGGAGTTTAATAACTTGATTGTATCGATTGCATTGGCTTAGATCTGATCTGATATAGTTAGTATATGCAAATAGCGGGTTGGTATCATTAAAAAGTGAGAGCAGGCTTTTAACATTTTGAAACTCAGTATTTTTGTTTTGTATAACTATTGAATGGCTGTTATATTTGTAGCTATCTAATGTCTTAATTGTGCAGACACCTTTGCGGATAGGGTTAAGGTGTATATGCCTGATTATCTCTTTTAGTCCACAGAAGTTATCAACTATCGCTGAAGAAAAGCGTCTTATAAACACAGTCCCCCGCCTTCCAAGTATTTTGTTGAGATATTTGGCAAAAATAGAGTTAAGTGTACGCATAAAACCTGAAATAGAGGCAGTGCTGGTTTTAACAATTAAATGATAGTGATTTTCTTCCAGCGTCCAACTGATACAGGAATATCCACAGAGCTTTAGCAAGCGGGTGAGCTGGTTGATAAAATAAGTACGTACCTCTTCATTAGGAAAGAGATTTATTCCACTAATTGCCTCAGATCTGATTTGGTATTTAACATTTGGAACGACTAATCGACGTTGTGTAGCCATATTGTAGGCCCTTTCTGTTACAATTCAGAAAGTCAGCGAAAAAAAATAGGAAGCAATAATAGTTCCAATGCGTATAGCAGCTTTTTTCAAAGTAGGTTCACCCCGGAGGTGAAATATTCACTATTCACCTCCGGGGAAAACCTAACAA
This window encodes:
- a CDS encoding S41 family peptidase, whose product is MFKKGKFKVVVVVLFLGGCLEILTTSSNDDSEQFLFAVAALDAWFLYRDKLPRKPEIYSDPVLLYQSLNEPYTSFLYPDTAKYFLSMMSTSSAGLGIRTDSTKRGYVILDVIENSPAETAGLLKHDTIIKVDDSDVATMSRIDFINIVRGQKGDEKRLKIKRAESVLDFNITIATFMTPSVFTDSLSESTAYILLTTFLSATNREGGSAQEFRQALEKKDWASNIILDLRQNGGGEIEQAISIVSELLGPQTEIITSKYRNCNNNARYCITENYTLRTEEGGDFSNKRLCVLMDENTASASEILISALIDNREDVTTMGGKSYGKGRGQVVLEGPQSCIAIITSMQFMPVKGLDYDRYGIVPDIEVSGMDIVERALEHLEGEVVTKRKALNASRVRYLFEEFSVEHMMPLAITKEVE
- the rsgA gene encoding ribosome small subunit-dependent GTPase A, giving the protein MTTKSVYTAKVIEEQKNYLVVDTPIGNVKTTVLGKQKKKKRRICTGDIVEMEIINFDSLEGVIRSVAPRKSYLPRPPIANIDQIIFINTFISPSLDLNTLDRYLFTAAVYDIKSVLVFNKTDLLTSQQTDELKKVTDTYTRIGYEVIFTSAKKGSGLNHITTLCTSKLSALTGLSGVGKSSLLSRIFPDQIFRTGEVSGTTGRGTHTTTHTSLTALQSGGYIADTPGFAFIEIPQVDENSVVNCFPEIADKTGECRFNDCKHEKEPGCAVKELVNSGTIAHWRHKHYLKIRKEMEERKKQNWKSV
- the larC gene encoding nickel pincer cofactor biosynthesis protein LarC — protein: MKKILYFDLVSGASGDMILSSLIDLGVPVSYLQEQLKRTSIPKIHISVQRKKTQGIESTQLKLNWEEQKHYRHIHQIMEIIESGNFSDSVVQRCSKVLNHLGSAEAKVHGVPLDRVHFHEIGAVDTVIDILGMSLCMEYLEVDHLAFSNLTVGHGFVNTEHGRMPVPVPATAEMLRGFSVNRLDIADEILTPTGCALLTALGEQSVFALDGTVENSGVGCGSKEFKGHPNVLRVFLLSSKLQPQTEWICQLETDLDHVSGEVMAHMSDILNTSGALDSCWIPIYMKKCRPGYRLSCLCRPEDRAKLIDLVIRNTRTLGVRWQLLTRTIAKRRVDSIRFLGEEAKEKVCSYGSFSFSKLEYESLVRISEKSKIPVLNLIEEYISSKTKDSE